A genomic window from Deinococcus detaillensis includes:
- a CDS encoding D-alanyl-D-alanine carboxypeptidase/D-alanyl-D-alanine-endopeptidase → MRSLLTVPLLIAPLLAASLAGAAEVTLRPVLSPAVSALLQRPPSPAHTGLLVRDLTTGKVVEASRPDELFTPASTLKIVSMAARLSQSGPLAWYSADVTASAAEVNGKASALSSVTLRGGGDPSFSIQGRYSLAALAKQLSARGIKSVGEVRLAPTVDSSTWPALPLGTPVVAVRLSEYPGWNDTPERYAERVISAFEGQLRAAGIQVGGGQSSSLGHVVGQAAVQQFGSVIPGASPPLPAPPAELGLATVRSQPLIELAKQTLKPSDNVWAEQIAAELGSKVAGNGAVTHAGMVAGLRAFLIKVGVNAAPMSLNDASGLSGGNRLTPRSLVTVLSRMYDLPITASKTPITPADAFAQRKNLFIEALPRGATGEASAEARALGGTLAGRFVGSGLDVRAKTGTLPGVSSLAGYVRGKSGHVLAFALMMDQAPGNTLDLRAYQDRMVKVIAQNH, encoded by the coding sequence GTGCGTTCTCTGCTTACTGTGCCGCTCCTGATTGCGCCGCTGCTGGCCGCCTCACTCGCTGGCGCGGCGGAGGTGACGCTGCGCCCGGTGCTGAGTCCGGCGGTTTCAGCGCTTCTTCAGCGCCCGCCCAGCCCCGCCCACACCGGCCTGCTGGTGCGCGACCTCACGACTGGCAAGGTGGTGGAAGCCTCCCGCCCCGACGAGCTGTTTACTCCAGCGTCTACCCTAAAAATCGTCAGTATGGCCGCCCGCCTCAGCCAATCTGGGCCGCTGGCGTGGTACAGCGCCGATGTAACGGCCAGCGCCGCAGAAGTCAACGGCAAAGCCTCAGCGCTCAGCTCCGTTACCCTGCGCGGCGGCGGCGATCCCAGCTTCAGCATTCAAGGCCGCTATTCTCTGGCCGCGCTCGCCAAGCAGCTCTCAGCCAGAGGCATCAAAAGTGTTGGCGAGGTGCGCCTAGCGCCCACAGTCGACAGCAGCACCTGGCCTGCTTTGCCGCTGGGCACTCCTGTGGTGGCGGTGCGGCTGAGTGAATATCCGGGTTGGAACGATACGCCGGAACGCTACGCCGAGCGCGTCATCAGCGCTTTTGAAGGCCAGTTGCGGGCGGCGGGCATTCAGGTGGGCGGCGGGCAGAGTAGCTCGCTGGGTCATGTGGTCGGGCAAGCGGCGGTGCAGCAGTTCGGCAGCGTGATTCCGGGCGCTTCGCCGCCGTTGCCCGCGCCCCCTGCCGAACTCGGCCTGGCCACCGTTCGCAGCCAACCGCTGATCGAGCTGGCCAAACAGACCCTCAAGCCCAGCGACAATGTCTGGGCCGAGCAGATTGCCGCCGAACTCGGCAGCAAGGTGGCCGGCAACGGAGCCGTGACGCACGCGGGCATGGTCGCCGGACTCCGCGCCTTCCTGATCAAAGTCGGTGTCAATGCCGCGCCAATGAGCCTCAACGACGCCTCAGGGTTGTCGGGCGGCAACCGCCTAACCCCCCGCAGCCTGGTGACGGTGCTGAGCCGGATGTACGACTTGCCGATCACCGCTTCAAAGACCCCAATTACACCCGCCGACGCCTTTGCCCAGCGCAAAAACCTGTTTATCGAAGCGCTGCCGCGTGGCGCAACCGGCGAGGCCAGCGCCGAAGCCCGCGCCCTCGGCGGCACGCTGGCTGGGCGCTTCGTCGGCAGCGGGCTGGACGTGCGGGCCAAAACCGGCACGCTGCCGGGCGTCTCCAGCTTGGCCGGGTATGTGCGTGGCAAATCGGGGCACGTGCTGGCCTTCGCCCTGATGATGGATCAGGCTCCCGGCAACACCCTCGATTTGCGGGCTTATCAAGACCGAATGGTGAAAGTCATCGCGCAAAATCACTAA
- a CDS encoding endonuclease III domain-containing protein, translating to MPELPLFELPDTDTNHDLNVNQSPEARAALLLTVYERFRAEYGEVPLVPRREAMHELISTILSQRTTAANEDAAYQELRELGDWDAIVDAPTEAVAHAIRLSNYPDQKAPRIQATLKAVKAERGNYDLDFLNELTPEAGLKWLTALPGVGVKTASLVLLFNYAKPVFPVDTHVHRITTRIGAIPKIGEQTAHKALLALLPPQPPLLYELHINLLRHGQRVCSFSSPKCSKCVLQDVCDAYQIYGGKVPTFKS from the coding sequence ATGCCTGAGCTGCCGCTGTTCGAGTTGCCTGACACCGACACAAATCACGATCTCAACGTTAACCAGTCACCTGAAGCACGGGCCGCTTTACTGCTCACTGTGTATGAGCGCTTCCGGGCCGAGTACGGCGAGGTGCCGCTCGTGCCCCGGCGTGAGGCCATGCACGAACTCATCAGCACCATCTTGTCTCAGCGCACCACCGCTGCCAACGAGGACGCCGCTTATCAGGAGTTGCGCGAATTGGGTGACTGGGACGCCATCGTAGACGCCCCGACCGAAGCGGTGGCCCACGCTATACGCCTGAGCAATTACCCCGACCAGAAAGCCCCACGCATTCAGGCCACCTTGAAGGCCGTCAAAGCCGAGCGCGGCAATTACGACTTAGACTTTTTGAACGAGCTGACACCTGAAGCGGGCCTCAAATGGCTGACCGCTCTGCCGGGCGTGGGCGTCAAAACCGCTTCGCTGGTGCTGCTGTTCAACTACGCCAAACCAGTTTTCCCGGTGGATACCCACGTTCACCGCATCACCACCCGCATCGGGGCGATTCCCAAAATAGGCGAGCAGACAGCACACAAGGCGCTCTTGGCTCTGTTGCCGCCCCAGCCGCCGCTGCTCTATGAGCTGCACATCAATTTGCTGCGGCACGGGCAACGGGTGTGCAGTTTCAGCTCCCCGAAGTGCAGCAAGTGCGTGCTGCAAGACGTGTGCGACGCTTATCAGATTTACGGCGGCAAGGTGCCTACATTCAAGAGTTAG
- a CDS encoding ATP-binding protein → MNNQLEAPLPAGPGLLLGRERDLSRLMELLHSGCWLITLRGPGGIGKTALALHLAHWVQMMYDHVQFVDLSTLRDPGEVLSVIALALPLPAHGGDPGRLIREFAAQQRTLLILDNFEHLLPAALHLGDLNSGEGTLQIVVTSRAALHLHDEYEHPVEPLALPGSAVQAASSPAVQLFVRRVQASRPSFRLTVHNTPDVIRLCEILEGVPLALELAAARLRNYALPDLLAQLRGPLGNLKADFQDRPERLRSLRAAVQWSYDLLSGNDRDIFECCSLFEGNFTPAALTAVWGSADALERTEVLLDQSFVQRLETPETRWKMLQPLRELAAEQVAHHPLARSWRDRHALYFLNMIEEHIGKWERGGTDDRASYLPHYPNIRAGMVWVTEQGQADLAYRYLCKIGFFWMSFGLSAREVPLTNQVLALPPPEDREMLLRALEVSTYGLNDTGQFQAAEVRLREMLTICQELGDRDAAAMTSLALAEVQLAMGRADQAWDRVEQVLREEPERMLGSFQTPRGRMNRPISRLAAARCLLELGRHEEALDYAVLARQYYREVSNQVFELVTENLIGQLLLHLNRRAEAVTLLLACLHKSVAQGFRGVTNAVLGWSLTLAAADVQDWNTLVQFTAFVNGPGWETSQSVSDLQLRCDLDQARQVLGEAGFQEAWIAGTRLLLPDAVALAERLVQHLSIPTQRSGVRPDLTPREWEVLALVAQGHPDRRIARLLNISPGTASKHVSNLLSKLGLRNRVELARWAIEQGKVLRP, encoded by the coding sequence ATGAACAATCAGCTCGAGGCACCGCTTCCGGCAGGGCCAGGCCTCCTGCTGGGGCGGGAGCGTGATCTGAGCCGCCTGATGGAGCTTTTGCACAGTGGCTGCTGGCTCATCACGCTGCGCGGTCCTGGCGGCATCGGCAAAACGGCGCTCGCGTTGCACCTGGCGCACTGGGTCCAGATGATGTACGACCACGTTCAGTTCGTGGACCTGTCTACTCTGCGCGACCCGGGCGAGGTGCTCAGCGTTATCGCTCTGGCGCTCCCTCTACCTGCACACGGAGGCGATCCTGGGCGACTCATCCGTGAATTTGCCGCACAGCAGCGGACGCTTCTGATTCTCGACAACTTCGAACACCTCCTCCCGGCAGCGCTGCACCTGGGTGATCTCAATTCTGGCGAGGGCACCCTTCAAATCGTGGTCACCAGCCGCGCCGCCCTGCACCTGCATGACGAATACGAGCATCCAGTGGAGCCGCTGGCCCTGCCGGGAAGCGCTGTTCAGGCCGCGTCCAGTCCCGCCGTGCAACTCTTTGTGAGGCGTGTTCAGGCTTCGCGGCCTTCCTTTCGCCTCACTGTCCACAACACGCCTGATGTGATCCGGTTGTGCGAAATTCTGGAGGGGGTGCCGCTGGCCCTGGAACTCGCTGCCGCCCGTCTGCGAAACTACGCGCTGCCTGACCTGCTGGCGCAACTGCGCGGACCACTGGGGAATCTGAAAGCGGACTTTCAGGACCGGCCCGAACGGCTGCGTTCGCTGCGGGCCGCTGTGCAGTGGAGCTACGATCTGCTGAGCGGGAACGACCGTGACATTTTCGAGTGCTGCTCACTCTTTGAGGGCAACTTCACCCCGGCGGCGCTGACGGCGGTCTGGGGATCAGCAGACGCACTCGAGCGAACCGAAGTGCTGCTGGACCAGAGCTTCGTGCAGCGCCTGGAAACACCGGAAACGCGCTGGAAGATGTTGCAACCTCTGCGTGAACTGGCCGCCGAGCAGGTTGCCCACCACCCACTGGCCCGCAGCTGGCGTGACCGGCATGCCCTCTACTTTCTGAACATGATCGAGGAGCATATCGGGAAGTGGGAACGGGGCGGCACCGACGACCGGGCAAGTTACCTGCCACACTATCCCAATATCCGGGCTGGGATGGTCTGGGTCACGGAGCAGGGCCAAGCCGACCTCGCCTACCGTTACCTCTGTAAGATCGGATTTTTCTGGATGTCCTTCGGTCTGTCTGCTCGGGAAGTGCCGCTGACGAATCAGGTGCTGGCCCTCCCGCCCCCCGAGGACCGGGAGATGCTGCTGCGGGCACTGGAAGTCAGCACCTATGGCCTGAATGACACTGGGCAGTTCCAGGCCGCAGAAGTGCGTCTGCGAGAGATGTTGACGATCTGCCAGGAACTGGGCGACCGCGACGCCGCCGCCATGACCAGCCTCGCCCTCGCCGAAGTGCAGCTGGCAATGGGCCGTGCCGATCAGGCCTGGGACCGGGTGGAGCAGGTGCTGCGTGAGGAACCTGAACGGATGCTCGGCAGTTTCCAGACTCCCAGGGGGCGGATGAACCGGCCCATTTCGCGTCTGGCAGCCGCCCGCTGCTTGCTGGAACTGGGCCGCCACGAAGAGGCCCTGGACTACGCCGTGCTGGCCCGCCAGTATTACCGGGAGGTCAGTAACCAAGTGTTTGAACTTGTCACCGAGAACCTGATTGGCCAACTGCTGCTGCACCTGAACCGGCGGGCTGAGGCCGTCACGCTGCTGCTTGCCTGCCTCCACAAATCAGTTGCACAGGGCTTCAGGGGCGTCACCAACGCTGTCCTGGGATGGAGCCTGACCCTGGCGGCGGCGGACGTGCAGGACTGGAACACCCTGGTGCAGTTCACGGCGTTCGTGAATGGTCCCGGCTGGGAAACTTCGCAGAGCGTTTCCGACCTCCAGTTGCGGTGTGATCTGGACCAGGCTCGTCAGGTACTGGGGGAAGCCGGGTTTCAGGAGGCCTGGATAGCGGGAACACGCTTGCTGTTGCCGGACGCGGTGGCGCTGGCTGAGCGGCTGGTGCAGCACCTGTCCATCCCCACGCAGCGCTCAGGCGTCCGTCCAGACCTGACCCCCCGCGAGTGGGAGGTGCTGGCACTCGTCGCTCAGGGCCACCCGGATCGCCGGATTGCCCGCCTGCTGAATATCAGTCCGGGCACGGCGAGCAAGCACGTCAGCAATCTGCTCAGTAAACTGGGGCTGCGTAACCGTGTAGAACTGGCCCGCTGGGCCATCGAACAGGGAAAGGTTCTGCGCCCGTAA
- a CDS encoding cupin domain-containing protein, with protein sequence MPKPEFKVVSAHAFIPPPLPATVQVEQDVLDLPAGICTGFHHHGGSGIETVLTGEVIVETRATATTPASSKTYKAGEAYVYPAGDVHNFCNMTTLPASYTAVLLLPNGAAPTTPDE encoded by the coding sequence GTGCCGAAGCCCGAGTTCAAGGTTGTCTCGGCGCACGCTTTCATTCCTCCGCCACTCCCGGCCACAGTGCAGGTGGAGCAGGACGTGCTCGATCTTCCAGCAGGAATCTGCACCGGCTTTCATCACCACGGCGGTTCAGGAATCGAGACTGTGCTGACTGGCGAGGTCATAGTGGAAACCAGAGCCACAGCCACCACCCCGGCCAGCAGCAAGACCTACAAGGCGGGTGAGGCCTACGTCTACCCGGCAGGAGACGTCCACAACTTCTGCAACATGACCACGCTGCCCGCGTCCTACACAGCGGTGCTCCTACTGCCTAACGGAGCCGCGCCGACCACGCCGGACGAATGA
- a CDS encoding class I SAM-dependent methyltransferase: MTSEPRPRTAAFNAPLWGSRARDWADLQESLCRPMYLAAYERLGLSAGCDHLDVGCGAGLAAQLSAERGASVRGLDASPNMLAIAQERVPTADFLEGDLEALPYADDRFDLVTGFNSFQYAGNPGVALGEAKRVARPGGQVLIMTWGDPEGMEAASLVRALGPLLPLPPPGAPGPFALSDEVALRAFATGAGLEPQEVFDVPLTWHYADLTTALLAQLSSGVSARAIAHSGEEAVKVAYHRALEPYRQTDGSYTIGASFRCLTARA, from the coding sequence ATGACCAGTGAACCGAGACCGCGCACCGCCGCCTTCAACGCCCCGCTCTGGGGCAGCCGGGCACGGGACTGGGCCGACCTTCAGGAAAGCCTGTGCCGACCCATGTATCTGGCCGCTTACGAGCGCCTCGGCCTGTCAGCAGGGTGCGATCACCTTGACGTGGGATGCGGTGCCGGGTTGGCCGCGCAGCTCTCCGCCGAACGGGGCGCGTCGGTTCGGGGTCTCGACGCCTCACCCAACATGCTGGCGATTGCTCAGGAACGGGTGCCGACCGCCGATTTCCTGGAGGGCGACCTTGAAGCCCTGCCCTACGCGGATGACCGTTTCGATCTGGTGACCGGATTCAACTCGTTCCAATACGCCGGAAATCCAGGCGTCGCGTTGGGCGAGGCGAAGCGGGTCGCCAGACCAGGCGGCCAGGTGCTGATCATGACTTGGGGCGACCCGGAAGGGATGGAGGCAGCCTCCCTGGTCCGGGCGCTCGGGCCGCTGCTGCCGCTGCCGCCGCCCGGTGCACCCGGCCCATTTGCCCTCTCGGATGAGGTGGCTCTGCGGGCGTTTGCGACTGGCGCAGGCTTGGAGCCGCAGGAAGTCTTCGACGTGCCCTTAACGTGGCATTACGCAGATCTCACCACGGCCCTGCTCGCGCAGCTCTCATCCGGGGTCTCGGCCCGTGCTATCGCCCACTCCGGGGAGGAGGCGGTCAAGGTGGCCTACCACCGGGCGCTGGAGCCGTACCGCCAGACGGACGGCAGCTACACCATCGGAGCCAGCTTCCGCTGTCTGACAGCGCGGGCCTAA
- the rimO gene encoding 30S ribosomal protein S12 methylthiotransferase RimO, whose product MTVLDFTDQFVSKPQHKNKVGFISLGCPKALVDSERILTQLRVEGYQIADNYGDADTVIVNTCGFITPAVEESLAAIGEALDATGKVIVTGCLGERPEKILERHPKVAAITGSEAVDDVMRHVRELLPMEQNPFTDLLPTAAPGARNGVSAPVREATSHGDVFAPSVKLTPRHFAYLKIAEGCNHTCSFCIIPKLRGKQVSRDAAAVLYEAYRLVAGGTKELVVISQDTSAYGVDIRYRESEFQEQPVRAHLTDLAAKLGEMGAWVRMHYVYPYPHVEKVVELMAAGKILPYLDVPLQHASPKILRAMRRPGAGKQLDTIRRWREICPELVIRSTFIVGFPGETESDFQELLTFLEDARLDRVGAFPYSDVEEADANALGNPVPEDIKQERLARFMEVAQRISAEKLAEKVGRVMPIIIDEFNDDEDDAAGTRLIGRTKGDAPGIDGQVYLYAGEFAGQIKIGDIVEARIEESDEYDLFGEVVARPAWLPNVPQMGHFGGH is encoded by the coding sequence ATGACCGTTCTTGATTTTACCGATCAATTTGTAAGCAAGCCCCAGCACAAAAACAAAGTGGGTTTCATCAGCCTGGGTTGCCCCAAAGCGCTGGTGGATTCCGAGCGAATTTTGACGCAGCTCCGGGTGGAAGGCTACCAGATTGCCGACAACTACGGTGACGCCGATACCGTGATCGTCAACACCTGCGGCTTTATCACGCCCGCCGTGGAGGAGAGCCTGGCGGCGATTGGCGAGGCGCTGGACGCCACCGGCAAGGTCATCGTGACTGGCTGCCTCGGCGAGCGGCCCGAAAAGATTCTGGAGCGCCATCCCAAAGTGGCGGCCATTACCGGCAGCGAAGCGGTGGACGACGTGATGCGCCACGTGCGCGAGCTGCTGCCGATGGAGCAAAATCCCTTTACCGATTTGCTGCCGACTGCCGCACCGGGTGCCCGCAACGGCGTGAGTGCGCCCGTGCGCGAGGCCACCTCGCATGGCGACGTGTTCGCGCCCAGCGTCAAGCTCACCCCGCGTCACTTTGCTTATCTCAAGATCGCTGAGGGCTGCAACCACACCTGCTCGTTTTGCATCATTCCCAAGCTGCGCGGCAAGCAGGTCAGCCGCGACGCCGCCGCCGTGCTGTACGAGGCTTACCGCCTTGTGGCGGGCGGCACCAAGGAACTGGTCGTCATCTCGCAGGACACCAGCGCTTACGGTGTGGACATCCGTTACCGCGAGAGCGAATTTCAGGAGCAGCCTGTCCGCGCTCACCTGACTGACCTGGCCGCCAAGCTGGGCGAAATGGGAGCCTGGGTCAGAATGCATTACGTTTACCCGTACCCACACGTAGAAAAAGTGGTGGAACTGATGGCGGCGGGCAAGATCTTGCCTTATCTGGACGTGCCGCTCCAGCACGCCAGCCCAAAAATTCTGCGGGCCATGCGCCGACCCGGAGCGGGCAAGCAGCTCGACACCATCCGGCGCTGGCGCGAGATCTGCCCCGAACTGGTGATCCGCTCGACCTTCATCGTGGGCTTTCCCGGCGAAACCGAGAGCGACTTTCAGGAGCTGCTGACCTTCCTGGAAGACGCCCGCCTAGACCGCGTGGGCGCGTTTCCCTACAGCGACGTGGAAGAAGCCGACGCCAACGCGCTAGGCAACCCCGTGCCGGAGGACATCAAGCAGGAGCGGTTGGCCCGCTTTATGGAAGTGGCCCAACGGATCAGCGCCGAGAAGCTGGCCGAAAAAGTGGGCCGGGTCATGCCGATCATCATCGACGAGTTCAACGATGATGAAGACGACGCTGCCGGAACCCGCTTGATTGGCCGCACCAAGGGTGACGCGCCGGGCATCGACGGGCAGGTTTATCTGTACGCGGGCGAGTTCGCCGGACAGATCAAGATCGGGGACATCGTGGAAGCCCGCATCGAGGAGAGCGACGAGTACGACCTCTTCGGCGAAGTGGTGGCCCGCCCCGCCTGGTTGCCGAATGTGCCGCAGATGGGACATTTCGGAGGGCACTGA
- a CDS encoding low affinity iron permease family protein, whose translation MPRTDVLPHTPPINIAPIKRRTISLEARFQRLSRRIADFSGTATAFTLALTSLVVWVVTGPLFRFSDGWQLVINTGTTIVTFLMVFLIQNAQNEDTRELHAKLDAVLQELRAERNMIHDADLLQLTPDEIMEEVRLGELGED comes from the coding sequence ATGCCGCGTACCGACGTTTTGCCCCACACTCCGCCTATAAATATTGCGCCGATCAAGCGCCGTACCATCAGCCTAGAAGCCCGATTTCAGCGTCTCTCCAGACGCATCGCCGACTTTTCCGGTACGGCCACCGCTTTCACCCTGGCGCTGACGAGCTTGGTGGTGTGGGTCGTCACCGGGCCGCTGTTCCGCTTTTCAGACGGCTGGCAACTGGTCATCAATACCGGCACCACCATCGTCACCTTTTTGATGGTGTTCCTGATTCAAAACGCCCAGAATGAAGACACCCGCGAGCTGCACGCCAAGCTTGACGCCGTGCTGCAAGAACTCCGCGCCGAACGCAACATGATCCACGACGCCGACTTGCTGCAGCTCACTCCCGACGAGATCATGGAGGAAGTGCGGCTGGGCGAGTTGGGCGAAGACTGA
- a CDS encoding thymidine phosphorylase: protein MTSHIPDLIAKKRDGQEHSRAELETLVLGYTRGEVPDYQVSAWLMAIYLRGMTPREVADLTLVMAASGDQFDLSSLSNTVDKHSTGGVGDKTSLILTPMLAALGLTVAKMSGRGLAHTGGTIDKLESIPGWDGTLSDEAFLAQARAIGLALVGQSKDLAPADGLLYALRDVTATVACLPLIASSIMSKKLASGAQTIVLDVKVGAGAFMKTLEDGRELARAMVDIGSHAGRKVRAVLTDMDAPLGHLAGNSLEVQEAISTLNGHGPHDLTELCVALAVEALAAYGQDPQQAEARARQTLQDGSALAKFRAFVAAQGGDPTYVDHPDKLDVAPGRAEVLAEASGYLQAVDALAVGQAVLVLGGGRERKGEQIDHGVGVELVKKPGETIKVGEVLARIYHRDGRGLDTALELLRGGLSVGQTQLEVPELILGRVE from the coding sequence ATGACTTCCCACATCCCCGATTTGATTGCCAAAAAGCGCGACGGCCAAGAACACAGCCGCGCCGAGCTGGAAACCCTGGTGCTGGGCTATACACGCGGCGAGGTGCCAGATTACCAGGTCAGCGCCTGGCTGATGGCGATTTATCTGCGTGGCATGACGCCCCGCGAAGTGGCCGATTTGACTTTAGTGATGGCGGCAAGCGGCGACCAATTTGACTTGAGCAGCCTCAGTAACACGGTGGACAAGCATTCCACCGGCGGTGTGGGCGACAAGACCAGCTTAATTCTGACGCCGATGCTCGCGGCGCTGGGCCTGACTGTCGCCAAGATGAGCGGGCGCGGGCTGGCCCATACCGGCGGCACCATCGACAAACTGGAGAGCATTCCCGGCTGGGACGGCACTTTATCGGACGAGGCATTTCTGGCACAGGCCCGCGCTATCGGGCTGGCGCTGGTGGGTCAGAGCAAAGACCTCGCGCCCGCCGATGGCCTGCTGTACGCCCTGCGCGACGTGACGGCCACCGTCGCCTGCTTGCCGCTGATCGCCAGCAGCATCATGTCCAAGAAGCTCGCCAGCGGAGCGCAGACCATCGTGCTGGACGTGAAAGTCGGCGCGGGCGCGTTCATGAAAACCCTGGAAGACGGGCGCGAACTGGCCCGCGCGATGGTGGACATCGGCAGCCACGCGGGGCGCAAGGTGCGGGCGGTGCTGACTGACATGGACGCGCCGCTGGGACACCTGGCGGGCAACAGTCTGGAAGTGCAGGAAGCCATTTCGACCCTAAACGGACACGGCCCGCACGACCTGACCGAGTTGTGCGTGGCCCTAGCGGTAGAAGCGCTGGCCGCTTACGGTCAAGACCCGCAGCAAGCTGAGGCACGCGCCCGCCAGACTCTCCAAGACGGCTCGGCCCTCGCCAAGTTCCGTGCCTTCGTGGCAGCGCAGGGTGGCGACCCCACTTACGTCGACCACCCCGACAAGCTGGACGTAGCCCCCGGACGCGCCGAAGTGCTGGCCGAGGCGAGCGGTTATTTGCAAGCGGTGGACGCCTTGGCGGTAGGTCAGGCGGTCTTGGTGCTGGGCGGTGGGCGCGAGCGCAAAGGCGAGCAGATCGATCACGGCGTCGGGGTAGAGCTGGTCAAGAAACCCGGTGAGACGATCAAAGTGGGCGAGGTGCTGGCCCGGATTTATCACCGAGACGGACGCGGCCTGGACACCGCGCTGGAGTTGCTGCGCGGCGGCCTCAGCGTGGGCCAGACTCAGCTGGAGGTGCCGGAGCTGATTTTGGGGCGGGTGGAGTAA
- a CDS encoding LapA family protein — protein sequence MRLLLLIVVLVLHLVFGLLNINSLMFTHDINMGFAVYTGPLGLILLITSALVAVLAYVAASFSSLRREADTAKLLRDLDSVRQSLDSQEASRFAQLQAALDKRFAGLDTQLTQSRALPPASTLLTKDDGVSNGQLKQDLGALSAFLRRKLGD from the coding sequence ATGCGTCTCCTTTTGCTGATCGTCGTGTTGGTGCTGCATTTGGTGTTTGGCTTGCTCAACATCAACTCGCTGATGTTCACGCATGACATCAACATGGGCTTTGCCGTCTACACTGGGCCGCTGGGCCTGATTTTGCTGATCACCAGCGCCCTGGTCGCCGTGCTGGCTTACGTGGCCGCCAGTTTCAGCAGTCTGCGCCGCGAGGCCGATACTGCCAAGCTGCTGCGCGACCTCGATTCGGTGCGTCAGAGCCTCGACAGCCAGGAAGCCAGCCGCTTTGCCCAGCTTCAGGCCGCGCTTGACAAGCGCTTCGCGGGATTAGATACCCAGCTGACCCAGAGCCGCGCCCTGCCGCCCGCGTCTACGCTGCTGACCAAAGATGACGGCGTGAGCAACGGCCAACTCAAGCAGGACTTGGGCGCACTCAGCGCCTTTTTGCGCCGTAAACTGGGCGATTGA
- the accD gene encoding acetyl-CoA carboxylase, carboxyltransferase subunit beta, whose amino-acid sequence MALDKFFRRRRPQVSPPSEADTPDLWGKCPQCKENVYLRDLALGAYVCPHCGFHHRLGASKRMEVLFDAPLMQWSGSIYPVDALNFQDTESYPQRLKRAQIKTGRPDAILTGRGQIEGVSVAAAIMDFEFSGGSMGSVVGEEIARAAERAGEEGLPLVLVAASGGARMQESALSLMQMAKTTVALEALSSRGLPYISILTDPTTGGVTASFATIADVIVAEPGALIGFAGPRVIQQTIRQNLPEGFQRAEFLLEHGMVDMIVDRREQRGELAKLLRLLLPQASVPQREQAS is encoded by the coding sequence TTGGCCCTCGACAAATTTTTCCGCAGGCGTCGCCCGCAGGTCAGCCCGCCCAGCGAAGCGGATACCCCTGATCTGTGGGGCAAATGCCCGCAGTGTAAAGAAAATGTGTATCTGCGTGATCTGGCGCTGGGCGCTTACGTCTGTCCGCACTGCGGTTTTCACCACCGCCTCGGCGCGTCCAAGCGCATGGAAGTCTTGTTCGACGCGCCGCTGATGCAGTGGTCGGGCAGCATCTATCCGGTGGACGCGCTGAATTTTCAAGACACCGAAAGTTATCCGCAGCGTCTCAAGCGGGCGCAAATCAAAACGGGCCGCCCCGACGCCATCTTGACCGGACGCGGCCAGATCGAAGGCGTGAGCGTGGCCGCCGCCATCATGGACTTCGAGTTTTCCGGCGGCAGCATGGGCAGCGTGGTGGGCGAAGAAATTGCCCGCGCCGCTGAGCGGGCCGGTGAAGAGGGCTTGCCACTGGTTCTGGTGGCGGCTTCCGGCGGAGCCAGAATGCAGGAAAGCGCCTTGTCACTGATGCAGATGGCCAAAACGACGGTGGCGCTGGAAGCGCTCTCCAGCCGGGGGCTGCCGTACATCAGCATTCTGACCGACCCCACCACCGGCGGCGTGACCGCCAGCTTTGCCACCATCGCCGACGTGATCGTGGCCGAGCCGGGAGCCCTGATCGGCTTCGCGGGGCCGAGGGTCATTCAGCAGACCATTCGTCAGAACTTGCCGGAAGGTTTTCAGCGGGCCGAATTTCTCTTGGAACACGGCATGGTGGACATGATCGTCGATAGGCGCGAGCAGCGCGGTGAGCTGGCCAAGCTCCTGCGGCTGCTGCTGCCCCAAGCGTCCGTGCCCCAGCGGGAGCAGGCGTCGTGA